The Rhododendron vialii isolate Sample 1 chromosome 6a, ASM3025357v1 genome includes a window with the following:
- the LOC131331476 gene encoding probable mannitol dehydrogenase isoform X1, with product MEKSAEETHPVKAFGWAARDQSGLLSPFNFSRRETGDEDVRFKIMYCGICHTDLHRIRNEWGGSKYPMVPGHEIVGVVTEVGSKVQKYKIGDRVGVGCLVGACHSCDNCVNNLENYCPKKILTYNATYHDGTITYGGYSDHMVVNEHYLIRIPDNLPLDAAAPLLCAGITMYSPLRYFELDKPGLHVGVVGLGGLGHVGVKFAKALGAKVTVISTSPNKKKEAIDHLGADSFLVSRDPDQMQAAMGTMDGILNTVSAVFPLVPLIGLLKSHGKLIMVGAPEKPLELPVIPLLVGRKTVAGSGIGGLKETQEMIDFAGKHNITADIEVIPIDYANTAMERLVKADVRYRFVIDVANSLKAAQLT from the exons aTGGAGAAATCAGCGGAAGAAACACACCCAGTGAAGGCCTTCGGATGGGCGGCCAGAGACCAGTCCGGCCTACTCTCTCCCTTCAATTTCTCACGAAg GGAAACAGGAGATGAGGATGTGAGGTTCAAAATCATGTATTGTGGGATTTGTCACACTGATCTTCACAGAATCAGAAACGAATGGGGTGGCTCCAAGTATCCAATGGTTCCGGG GCATGAGATTGTGGGTGTAGTGACTGAGGTCGGTAGCAAGGTCCAAAAGTACAAAATTGGGGACAGAGTTGGAGTTGGGTGCCTGGTTGGAGCATGCCACTCCTGCGATAACTGCGTTAACAATCTTGAAAACTACTGTCCCAAGAAAATTCTAACCTACAATGCCACATATCACGATGGAACGATAACATACGGAGGCTACTCTGATCATATGGTTGTTAACGAGCATTACCTGATCCGCATCCCTGACAACCTCCCTCTTGATGCTGCTGCTCCTCTCCTCTGCGCTGGGATAACAATGTACAGTCCCTTGAGATATTTTGAGCTCGACAAGCCTGGCTTGCATGTGGGTGTGGTGGGTTTAGGTGGTCTAGGCCATGTAGGGGTGAAGTTTGCAAAGGCTCTTGGGGCTAAGGTGACTGTGATTAGTACATCACCTAACAAGAAGAAGGAAGCTATTGATCATCTTGGTGCTGATTCGTTTTTGGTCAGCCGAGACCCAGATCAAATGCAG GCTGCCATGGGCACGATGGATGGTATTCTCAATACAGTATCTGCGGTTTTCCCTCTCGTACCATTGATTGGTTTGCTCAAGTCCCATGGAAAGCTTATCATGGTTGGTGCACCTGAAAAGCCGCTTGAGCTGCCCGTCATTCCTTTGCTTGTGG GGAGGAAGACAGTGGCTGGAAGTGGCATCGGGGGGTTGAAGGAAACTCAAGAAATGATTGATTTCGCGGGAAAACACAACATCACAGCGGATATTGAGGTGATTCCAATAGACTACGCAAACACTGCCATGGAACGCCTTGTGAAAGCTGATGTTCGATACCGATTTGTCATTGATGTTGCCAACTCTCTGAAAGCGGCCCAATTGACTTAG
- the LOC131331476 gene encoding probable mannitol dehydrogenase isoform X2, translating to MYCGICHTDLHRIRNEWGGSKYPMVPGHEIVGVVTEVGSKVQKYKIGDRVGVGCLVGACHSCDNCVNNLENYCPKKILTYNATYHDGTITYGGYSDHMVVNEHYLIRIPDNLPLDAAAPLLCAGITMYSPLRYFELDKPGLHVGVVGLGGLGHVGVKFAKALGAKVTVISTSPNKKKEAIDHLGADSFLVSRDPDQMQAAMGTMDGILNTVSAVFPLVPLIGLLKSHGKLIMVGAPEKPLELPVIPLLVGRKTVAGSGIGGLKETQEMIDFAGKHNITADIEVIPIDYANTAMERLVKADVRYRFVIDVANSLKAAQLT from the exons ATGTATTGTGGGATTTGTCACACTGATCTTCACAGAATCAGAAACGAATGGGGTGGCTCCAAGTATCCAATGGTTCCGGG GCATGAGATTGTGGGTGTAGTGACTGAGGTCGGTAGCAAGGTCCAAAAGTACAAAATTGGGGACAGAGTTGGAGTTGGGTGCCTGGTTGGAGCATGCCACTCCTGCGATAACTGCGTTAACAATCTTGAAAACTACTGTCCCAAGAAAATTCTAACCTACAATGCCACATATCACGATGGAACGATAACATACGGAGGCTACTCTGATCATATGGTTGTTAACGAGCATTACCTGATCCGCATCCCTGACAACCTCCCTCTTGATGCTGCTGCTCCTCTCCTCTGCGCTGGGATAACAATGTACAGTCCCTTGAGATATTTTGAGCTCGACAAGCCTGGCTTGCATGTGGGTGTGGTGGGTTTAGGTGGTCTAGGCCATGTAGGGGTGAAGTTTGCAAAGGCTCTTGGGGCTAAGGTGACTGTGATTAGTACATCACCTAACAAGAAGAAGGAAGCTATTGATCATCTTGGTGCTGATTCGTTTTTGGTCAGCCGAGACCCAGATCAAATGCAG GCTGCCATGGGCACGATGGATGGTATTCTCAATACAGTATCTGCGGTTTTCCCTCTCGTACCATTGATTGGTTTGCTCAAGTCCCATGGAAAGCTTATCATGGTTGGTGCACCTGAAAAGCCGCTTGAGCTGCCCGTCATTCCTTTGCTTGTGG GGAGGAAGACAGTGGCTGGAAGTGGCATCGGGGGGTTGAAGGAAACTCAAGAAATGATTGATTTCGCGGGAAAACACAACATCACAGCGGATATTGAGGTGATTCCAATAGACTACGCAAACACTGCCATGGAACGCCTTGTGAAAGCTGATGTTCGATACCGATTTGTCATTGATGTTGCCAACTCTCTGAAAGCGGCCCAATTGACTTAG
- the LOC131331469 gene encoding uncharacterized protein LOC131331469 — protein sequence MRSDEIKRLLQFCCLSVFSFLCLRSTVLAEEVYTSAIGDPGMRRDSLRVAIEAWNQCNEVGEEAPNMGSPRAADCFDVDNSTSPLKLIHKVNEKDNKLGILNSPFKELDVIKTDRYAAWKGIYLGNKCQVYDYPRPWQFWMIMLKSGNMDTLAAKCPENGKKSKPFPPTPRFPCFGEGCMNMPLIYHNYTKLQGGDKENSILRGSFYGTWDLNTNVTKASTENDTSYYSLTWEKEVGKGSWVFHHFLKTSSKYPWLMLYLRSDATSGLSGGYHYQTRGMSKIVPKSPNFKVRFNLDVKQGKSSRSQFYLMDIGSCWKNNGQPCNGDVTTDVTRYSEMIINPDVQSHCNSSHLSDCPPYHTFRNGTRIHRTDKDNYPYEAYHMHCSPGNAKYTEEPKNFCDPYSNPQAQEILQIVPHPVWGEYGYPTKKGDGWIGDPRTWELDVGKLSQALYFYQDPGTKPVDRHWPSIDLGAEVYIDGNEILEWTVSDFDIIITRDDA from the exons atGAGGTCTGATGAAATTAAGCGGCTATTGCAGTTTTGTTGTCTatctgttttttcatttttatgtcTTAGATCTACTGTTTTGGCTGAGGAAGTATACACATCAGCCATTGGTGATCCTGGGATGAGAAGAGATAGTCTTAGAGTGGCAATAGAGGCATGGAATCAGTGCAATGAAGTAGGCGAAGAAGCTCCAAATATGGGTAGTCCGAGGGCGGCAGATTGCTTTGATGTTGATAACTCCACTTCACCTC TCAAGTTAATTCACAAGGTCAATGAGAAAGACAATAAACTTGGCATATTGAATTCCCCGTTCAAGGAGTTAGACGTCATCAAAACTGATAGATATGCAGCATGGAAAGGGATTTACTTGGGTAATAAATGCCAAGTATATGACTATCCAAGGCCATGGCAGTTTTGGATGATAATGCTTAAAAGTGGCAACATGGACACATTAGCTGCTAAATGCCCTGAAAATGGTAAGAAATCAAAACCCTTTCCGCCAACTCCCAGATTTCCATGCTTTGGAGAAGGGTGCATGAACATGCCACTGATATACCATAACTACACGAAACTACAAGGGGGAGACAAAGAAAATAGCATTCTGAGGGGAAGTTTCTATGGGACATGGGATTTGAACACTAATGTTACAAAAGCATCCACTGAAAATGACACTTCCTACTATTCACTCACTTGGGAGAAAGAGGTCGGAAAGGGGAGCTGGGTTTTCCACCATTTCTTGAAGACATCATCAAAGTACCCTTGGTTGATGTTATACTTACGGTCAGATGCTACATCAGGGCTATCGGGCGGATATCATTATCAGACAAGGGGGATGTCGAAAATA GTTCCAAAGTCACCAAATTTCAAAGTGAGATTCAATTTAGACGTAAAACAAGGAAAGAGTTCGAGAAGCCAGTTTTATCTCATGGACATCGGAAGTTGTTGGAAGAACAATGGCCAACCTTGCAATGGGGATGTCACAACGGATGTCACCAGATACAGTGAAATGATTATAAACCCAGACGTACAGTCACACTGCAACTCGAGCCACCTTAGTGACTGCCCTCCTTATCACACCTTTCGAAATGGAACACGTATCCATAGGACAGACAAAGATAACTATCCCTATGAGGCTTATCACATGCATTGCTCCCCGGGCAATGCTAAGTATACTGAGGAACCAAAAAACTTCTGTGATCCTTATAGTAATCCCCAAGCACAGGAAATATTGCAAATTGTCCCTCACCCAGTTTGGGGAGAATATGgttacccaacaaaaaaaggagatgGTTGGATTGGCGATCCAAGAACTTGGGAACTTGATGTTGGAAAACTTTCTCAGGCGCTCTATTTCTATCAG GATCCAGGCACCAAACCGGTGGATAGACATTGGCCGTCGATTGACTTAGGAGCTGAAGTGTACATCGATGGCAACGAAATCCTAGAGTGGACTGTTAGTGATTTCGACATCATTATTACAAGAGATGATGCTTAG